One Parageobacillus sp. KH3-4 genomic region harbors:
- the treC gene encoding alpha,alpha-phosphotrehalase, giving the protein MQQPWWKKAVVYQIYPKSFNDTNGDGIGDLAGIIEKLDYLKQLGVDVIWLTPIYKSPQRDNGYDISDYFQIHDEYGTMEDFDRLLEEVHRRGMKLIMDMVVNHTSTEHEWFKQARTSKDNPYRNFYIWRDPKPDGSAPTNWQSKFGGSAWEYDEKTGQYYLHLFDVTQADLNWENEELRRRVYDMMHFWFQKGVDGFRLDVVNLLSKDQRFLDDDGSVPPGDGRKFYTDGPRIHEFLHEMNREVFSKYDVMTVGEMSSTTIDHCIKYTNPERHELNMVFNFHHLKVDYPNGEKWAVADFDFLALKRILSKWQVEMHKGGGWNALFWCNHDQPRIVSRYGDDGKYHKESAKMLATVIHMMQGTPYIYQGEEIGMTDPKFERIDDYRDVESLNMYRILREQGKSEQEVLEILKRKSRDNSRTPMQWDDSENAGFTTGTPWIRVAPNYQQINVKKALEDPTSVFYHYQRLIQLRKQYDIITTGDYQLLLEDHPDIFAYLRNGENEKLLVVNNFYGRETTFVLPDDVDVSGYTGEILISNYDDSPSNFRKITLRPYESIVYYLARS; this is encoded by the coding sequence ATGCAGCAGCCATGGTGGAAAAAAGCGGTCGTATATCAAATTTATCCAAAAAGCTTTAATGACACAAACGGCGATGGAATCGGCGATTTAGCGGGAATTATCGAAAAGCTCGATTATTTGAAACAGCTCGGCGTGGACGTCATTTGGCTGACGCCGATTTACAAGTCGCCACAGCGTGACAATGGCTATGATATTAGCGACTATTTTCAAATTCACGATGAGTATGGGACGATGGAGGATTTTGATCGCTTGTTGGAAGAAGTACATCGGCGCGGCATGAAATTAATTATGGATATGGTTGTCAACCATACGTCTACGGAACATGAATGGTTTAAGCAGGCGCGGACATCAAAAGACAATCCGTATCGTAATTTTTACATTTGGCGTGATCCAAAGCCGGACGGAAGCGCTCCGACGAATTGGCAGTCGAAGTTTGGCGGTTCGGCGTGGGAGTACGATGAGAAAACAGGGCAATATTATTTGCACTTATTTGACGTGACGCAAGCGGATTTAAACTGGGAAAACGAAGAATTGCGCCGCCGCGTTTATGACATGATGCATTTTTGGTTTCAAAAAGGAGTGGACGGCTTCCGTTTAGATGTCGTCAATTTGTTGTCCAAAGATCAACGTTTTCTCGATGATGACGGTTCGGTGCCGCCGGGCGACGGCCGCAAGTTTTACACGGATGGGCCGCGCATCCATGAATTTTTGCATGAGATGAACCGGGAAGTGTTTTCAAAATACGATGTTATGACGGTCGGGGAAATGTCATCCACCACAATTGACCATTGCATTAAATATACCAATCCAGAACGCCATGAGTTAAATATGGTTTTTAATTTCCATCATTTAAAGGTCGATTACCCGAACGGAGAAAAATGGGCGGTCGCCGATTTTGATTTTCTTGCCTTGAAGCGAATTTTATCGAAATGGCAAGTGGAGATGCACAAAGGAGGCGGCTGGAATGCGCTGTTTTGGTGCAACCATGACCAGCCGCGAATTGTATCGCGCTACGGCGATGATGGGAAATATCATAAAGAATCGGCGAAAATGCTTGCGACCGTCATTCATATGATGCAAGGGACTCCGTATATTTATCAAGGCGAAGAAATCGGTATGACCGATCCGAAATTCGAGCGGATTGACGATTACCGAGACGTGGAATCGCTCAATATGTATCGCATTTTGCGAGAACAAGGAAAAAGCGAGCAAGAAGTGCTTGAAATTTTAAAACGGAAATCGCGCGATAATTCACGGACGCCGATGCAATGGGACGATAGCGAAAACGCCGGATTTACGACAGGCACGCCTTGGATTCGCGTTGCGCCGAACTATCAACAAATTAACGTGAAAAAAGCGCTGGAAGATCCGACATCGGTTTTCTATCATTATCAGCGGCTCATTCAATTGCGCAAACAATACGATATTATCACGACGGGAGATTATCAGCTATTGCTTGAAGATCATCCGGATATTTTTGCATATTTGCGAAATGGGGAGAACGAAAAGTTGCTTGTCGTGAACAATTTTTACGGAAGAGAAACGACATTCGTCTTGCCAGATGATGTCGATGTAAGCGGCTATACGGGCGAAATATTGATTTCTAACTATGATGACTCACCAAGCAATTTTCGGAAAATAACGCTTCGCCCGTACGAATCGATTGTTTATTACTTGGCAAGATCGTGA